The region ACGCCCTTGGTTGCAACGTGTAGCATAGGCAAACCTACCAATCAAAACCCCTTCAATTTGATGGATAATCTCGGACATTACACTACCGGAATAATTGTGTGTTCTTAATTTCTGTTCTTTCGATTACACGAACTTAAATACATATAGACAAAGGTAATGGATAAACTAACGTAGTTACTCTGACGTAAAATCACAGTAACATTGTCACTAATATATGACCTTACTATTTATGATATGAGTTTTATGTCGGCTACTTAAATTTCTCTATCTTATATAGTTTCGGATAAACCTATTATGAGCCTTGCATCACTTGTGCTCATTAATGCCCAACCATATATTCCCAACATATATACGCTGATCTCTGAACGTTTGACCAGCATAAGgaagcaaataaaaataatatgtaaatagtttttttaatatgcgTTAGCCGCAGTTTAAAAGCCAGCGTGGAGAATATACtacaagaaaattaaaaaggaaCGTTCTGATAATCTTTTACTACCAGAGGATGACATGACAGTTAGCATAAAACAGCTATGAAACTAGTACGACGACATTACCGACTTAtccttatgtttataatttgaatttttagagctaatttCAGGACATTTTCATTCTAGTTTATTCTATAGTCTTAGATATAACCTGCTGAGAGCCGGTAAAAAAtaggctataagctagctataaacatatttatagctagctaatttatagacaagagagaagaaagttgactactaatttatagctatcTATAGCAGTATCCAAAACGTTACAAGTTGCATTAATGTTTCGTAGACTACGACTAACCTAGAGTCGTCGGGAAAAAGGCTTGCTTTCGTCGCAAAAAACTAAacacattttatattaattaattagtagtaaCTGGTAAACATAATATTGTATGACGACGACCGACTAGTCATCTGTTCATCTCCTGCATAAGAACGAGACggcagtgagagagagagagaagagtcaACTGCAGTGCAGCAGCTCACTCAATTCGAtcctcacctcctcctccgccgcctcagCGAGCAGtagccatggccatggcctccCTCGCGGCATTGGCCGGCGcgtgccggccgccgcttcTGCGGCTGCAGCCTCTCCCGCCGGCTGGGCCTGCGCGACGGTTCAGCTTCGTCTTGCTCCGTCCACGGCCGCCTCAGCCTGGTCCAGCTGTGGCTGCACCCttactgctgctgcagcagcggcggcgccgtccttcttcttcttcttccagcAGCTCGTGCCGGCGgcatcagcagcagcgtcGTCCGGACCAAGAACAGCAGCCGGTGtccagcgccggcgcggcggacagagctggagacggcggcggaggcgtggAGGAGCAGGGCAAGGAAGCGGCGGCCGCAGAGGCGGAGAAGAGTGCAGCTGCagcgccggctccggcgccggcggccgcgaagctgcaggcggcggcgaggagggcgccTGCCGCGGCCACGTCCCGCCGCCCGGCAGCTCCGAGGGGAGGCCGCGGAGGCCGGGGGAGACCGACGCCGCCAGGTAACCCGAGAGAAGGGAACGGCAGCGGGGTGATCCACGcggtgacgccgccgccgccgccgccgccggcggcgggcaaGCCTGAGGCGCCGCGCGACCCgaaagaaggcggcggcggcaatggcggcgtcGTCAACTGATGCTTCTCCTCTCCTTGCTCATGCATCTTGCTCgtcatcttcttcatcatcatcatcttgaGAAGAAGATCAGaagacatgcatgcaaattgCAAGTTGGAAATATGGATCGAAACAGCTACCAGTGTACTGCAAGAGATCGACCTCTCGATCGATAGATTGGAAGGCTAGCTTTGCATTcctatttaagtttttatcttTGACACTGGAATGGATAATTTAGCAGATTAGCTGCATCTATCagcatgactaggttcaggttCGGagtgattaaaaattcaaaaaaaaagttcagaaTGATTTATATTGCacattgtaaatttgtaatatgATATTTGTGAGGTACGTACTAaggtatacatatatacccgATTTCcaatgcttctttttttttttgattgttGTTGTACAATCAGAAGAAGCAATGTTCAGCTAGCTTCTGATTCATCAGCTCATTGACTTGTTAAAAAATGTTGAGATACCGCTTAGTAACTTGAAGTACAATATGTCAAAATACActacaattttaattttgcactaaaatctTTTATGTCAAGGTATTTCTAAATGATGGTAAAAAATCCCAATGGTTGAAGATATGTATCTCCAAAAACCTGAACTGGATAGACATATCTTTACTTTTCAGTGTTGGTGCAGTTGAGCAAACTGACAGAGAGATGGATACATACTACTCCTACTTGTTAATGTGCATTAGGTACATAAGTACTCCAGTAGGAAgcctacacatatatatgattcGCGAGCAAACGGATGAGACGAAACAGGTAGAGCAAACACACGTCATGCAGGCACATGAAGcagattaattaactaattaattaacacatcATCAGTCTGTCCTAGCAGACAAGAGTGTACTGCTACTGAAGAAACATGAACTGTCAGTCAGGGTGCATATGCATGACAGGTCATGAACTCTTCAATAGTATGTGTAAATGTAGTTGTTGCAGTTGGCAATATATATCGAGTTGGTGGCTAGGTTTCAATGCAGGTGTGTGCAGTAATAAATCGACGTTGGTGAGGGTGTGATCAGCGGCAGGGAGCAGAGGTTTAGTAAATTTCTTGCAGGTTTTATCGAGTGTTTGTCTGCATCGCATTGGCCTCATCTGCTCTGCTATCCATATATATCCATTCGATTCGTTTCTCTTCTTGATTTTGGGGGCCGGAGCAGGTGCAGTTGAGACTTCTCTGGCTACATTACTGGTAGTTTATTAGAGCAGGGACTATAGTATGCTATAAGCCTCTTACAAatataagagagaagagagaagaaaaatgaactattAATTTGTACCCAGCTGTAGCATGGACTTCAAGacacaatatatgtatgattAAATATGGCAATGGGGACCCATTACCCAATATCTGACGGGTATTTACCCCATTAGGGTGGCTAAATGGATTAGATTTTGTACCCACGGATACTTTAGTGAGAAATTTTTATACCCGATGGGTAATTGGATTTGGGTATGAGTAGTTAGTATCCATACCCATTACCCAGTGGGTACccactataaataaataaaaataaattatatcatttaaccATAAAAATTCGGcccaacataaaaaattataattatgtgAAACTACTAGCCAACTACTTTTGTGGTACTCATTGTTTAATGCTAAATTATAGCACAAGACTACAATTGATATTGATATTGtattgttattttattgtatcGTGGGTAATAATTGGGTGTGGATTAACCGTGGGTAAAAAATATCCatatgggtatgggtatgagAAAAAATTGTACCCATGAATATAAATGGGTAATCCAGTgggtataattttatttcgtGGAGGTGGATATGAGGTCGTGGTATCCAGTGGGTATCTACCCATTGCCATCTTTATGTATGATACGTGGGATAtgttagtatatgttttgtagctagctattgtataaattggctattagattaattatagatatattggagctagtagtagCTGTACTAATGAACTTCCTCTTAGAGAGACAGTAGAGACTTTATTTTGGATCACTGCCTGCTAATCAATGCTTTCACTTATAAGGACATGTATTGTTAGCGAGATTTGggaagtagttttttagcacatggATGAATATCCATCCGTTGTttgcatatcatctaaatatgcgACTTGCCATGGCCCAGCTGAACCTAGGCCTGTAGACtggtactctctccgtttcaaaataagtttaatttttagtttttttaaatataatgtttcactcttcgtcttatttaaaatttgtttatgattaataccgttgtttttattagataataaaacattggATAGTACTTTACGCATgacttattttaaattttttgataattttttaataaaacaaatgatcaaacgttgaacATATAATCTTAAAAAGAAGTCTTTTTTAACGGAGGCAGTATACTATTAGTTTCTGTGAACGAGTTCAGTGTGCTGGTTTAATTTATTCAATGCTTAGAACTGCATGGAAAGAGCTGGAGAGTATTATTTTGTCTGTTTAAGTTGACTGGCACGAAGCAGGTAATTAAGCTTAATTTATTCATGTCTCTTCTGATGTGACTTAGGATGagttagaaaaaaactattttagtgaagccaaaactaaaaatggCATTTCTCGTTTTGAGGATGGTGAAATAGTAATTTTCTCAAAATGAGCACACAGAAGATGCTCACTAGGCCTTGATTGTAGAAGTTTTTGCTAAACAGAAGATTAAGTTGTATCTTAAAAAGCAAGATCAATTTTCGAAGAGGATTAGAAATATCTCCAGAACATGCATATACGTCTGATTAGTGGTAAATTAAAAATGCTAAGTTTTGGAGACTAAATGGTACTATTAGTGATGGTTAATTCCTATACTAATTGCTGTACAGTGTAATTCATATGGATAAGAATATAAGATGGGAATATTAAACACAATTAAAAGGGATACGATCGCCACAAAGAAGCACAAGATTATACaaaagacagaaaaaaaaaaggtacttATGGGGTTAATGCTAACCTAGAGTGATGATGATTATGTTCCACTCAGTCAACAAACTGCATTATTGTACCAAGTTTCAGTGAACCTCTTGAAGACCACATGTTGACTAAACAAATGAAGATAAACACGTAAGTGgtcattgtttagttttttttcatggaaaaagtcaaacaatataattagaaaaaatattttgtgaataaaaattttatatacgaattcttagcaatctaaaagccaagttTAAAGattaaactttggtgaaaaaaaatctaaaatcaactattgaaaattttaaattttgacttataagctgAAGCAGAAAGACGAGGGTGTTATAATATTGCCACGTTTATCATTAACCAAATGATAGCTGAATATTAAATTTCATGAGAGTCAGCTTTCAGCACAGAACTAGACAGAGTTTCTTTTCATACTTGGACTCtatcttaataaataattctCAGTCTGAATTATTAGTCACCAAGGCCATCCCTTCCCAAAAGCATCAATAAATAGAGCTGCTATGCAACTCCTCTCACAAATCACAAGAATTTCATCAAAAGGAGTGATCAATTAGTCTGAGCTGAAGAAAGAGTACTCTGAACTGAAGTACTCTAACTTGTGACcactctgaagtctgaaccaTTGAAGAACATGGCGCACAAGGAGAAGAGCTTCGAGGAAGGAGAAGCCATGGCGGCCGCTTCATCGTCGCCATTCTTCGCTCACCCATCGTCGCTGCTGCGGCACGTCGTCCATGGCTGCGCCGGCTACCTCTCCGGCCTCTGCCGTTCTCTCCAGAATCTGAAACCAGCCGCTCCATCTCTGAAACAAGATCAGGCTGACGAGAGTCATCAGCAGCACTACTACTGTTGCAAGCTCTGTAAGTAAAACACACAACAAAtgtaatatttctaattaaccgtacttaacttgcacaaaatatatatgaattcatCACCCAGATGCTCAATTTCACCGAGTAATCATGCAGCACATTTGCACCCTCGTCCTTTCGCTCCtgcatatgcttatatatgctaaaatttaaatttttaaccagacgatcgattttatttttttcactgtagttgatttttttaaccttagcttttagatcgctaagaaaatataaaaaaaatttataaattatttttcgtttgcacgTAAGCTTGGCTGATGGCTGAACTTGGTGTGCCCTTGTGCGAGCAGGAAGAGGCTGTGGCTGTTGAGAATGTTCAGATCAGCACAAGAGCAGTGGCGACTCCACGGAGGCCACTTCTGAGAGAAGGAAACGGGGGAAAAGGCGGAGCACACCACAACGCCGGCTTTTAATTAGCTTCAGTAAACACGGTTATGTACAATAATAAGACCGGATAATCCATGAGTTACTATTCTCTCGAACAGTGCATGTGGCTTTGAATTTGATGACTTGTCATCCTGACTAGTGGTAAATCATCGATCAATAGCCAGATAAAGCTTCAGGTTATTGACCACTTTTTACTGAGCTGTACTTAAATGAGTTCAGAGATGAATTACTCAGCTGGAACACCCCCAATATCTGATATACTGTTCAGTAAAGAGGAAACATGTCTTGCAATATTAGAATTATTGCGCATTTAATGTATTGATAAATAGTTATTATCTGTAACTATGTTTAAGACGTACAATCATTTAGTTTTTGTAGCTTACATGTTTGGATAACTGGAGCATGTAACTCAGCAGAGAAGACATATTACCCGAAGCTCCGATTAATTAACTGTGCGAGGTGATTAAGCCATCTAGGGCAACATCTCAACATAACCTCATCTACTCTCTTGCAAATTCTATACATCTCACCggtcttatttttttactgactACTCTATGTCTTTTagtgttaaaaaatagtctttctacacattattaatatcttattttatctctagaatACAAATTTATCCCTCTCAAATGAAATCTATGAAGCATTTGATTTAGCATTGTAAAGTATGGGTACTTTATTAGTCTAACATAATGTCTTGtatattatgtaaaaaataggTCTCCTTCCACTAAAACTCTTCCCATATTATCATGAACTAGTGGATTGCCCGCATAGTGCTTGGAGAGCTAGATAATTCACGTAGAGTTAAATTTATTACAGTTaggaaatttaatttttatatatttggatttcaTACGGAACttttatcttatatttctataagGTTTGAATTTCATATGCAACTCTTAGATTCTAAATTTATGGGTTTGAGATTTATATACACCTCTTAActtctatttctatatataattgtatgTCATATACAATTATATCGATCATTccatattattataatctagattaacCATAATTCAACAGTTAAGATATTTCTCCTTTCCATTAATTAGCGTGGTAATTTAAGCCTCTAGAACGAACCCAGTGTCTCGTTCGGGTtgtctttataatataatacaatGAACAACTCTCCGGTGTATAAgggtatttttgtactttgttaattacttgattagcaatattttataatttttttgcaataaatatCACAATAACAAGTGATGATATTACCCTTTTAATTACTACTACacataatattgttggtagtataatttagtcAGAATcgtttgataaaaatagaccaatgatatggattaaattctactatcagtaaaatacaccgaagTCGGCCCCTAATACAATAAATCCTCGGGAGGCTGTTTTTTAAGCCTGAAACCATCCAAGATGGTGCACTGGcagtactaattttttttcagagtcAACATTCAGCACAGCTAGACAAGGTTTCTATTCATACCTAGAAACAATGTTACTTAAGTCTCCTATATGCATGATTTAAGTCACCAGCAAGGGCATCCCTTGGCAAAAGCATCAATAAATAGAGCTGCAACGCAACGCCCTGCCCTTAATTTGCCCATTAATCCCAGAAAGTTTGCTCAGAAGGGAGTGTGCTAATTATTCTGAGATAAAAGAAAGAGTACTCTCAATCCTGAA is a window of Oryza brachyantha chromosome 8, ObraRS2, whole genome shotgun sequence DNA encoding:
- the LOC121055229 gene encoding uncharacterized protein LOC121055229, which encodes MAHKEKSFEEGEAMAAASSSPFFAHPSSLLRHVVHGCAGYLSGLCRSLQNLKPAAPSLKQDQADEKAVAVENVQISTRAVATPRRPLLREGNGGKGGAHHNAGF